The DNA region ATTCTTCCTTGCTGGTTTCCTTGGCATACTGCTGCAAAGCCCAGATAGCCCACAATGGCACGTCAGGCTGCTCTATCTCAGCAATATGAACGCTGACCGGCTTGCCTTCCATAAACTCGTAGTATCCCTTCATGGCAGTCTTCATCACCAGTTCGAAGTAGTCATCTTCCTCGATAGAGAGGGTGAGACCCGGAAGAGCGATGAATGTATCGCGGGCTCTGCACTTGAACCAAGGATAACCTGCCAGGATATAACGGTCATCGTTCTTTTCACGACGATGGAACTGATGAGCCGCATTGACCAGACAATGGAAGAAATTGTCACGAGGCGAACGCTCATCCACTTCCTTGTCGAAGAGCTTCTTCAGGCTGACCGCCTTGATTTCTGATGTAGAAGCAGCAAAGACGATGGTTTCGCCTTTCTTGATATCCATTTCAAAATAGCCAGGAACATAGAGGTCTTCGTTAGAAGCATAACCTCTCTCCTGCTCCTTTGGATATTCCACGCCACGATACCAATCCGGACAGAATTTAAACTCGTTCTTCTTGGAGAACTGCATGTAGAGATCTGGATAACCTGCATACATACAGGTCTTGATGCCATGATCTACCTCAGCATAATCACGAGATGCGGTAGCATTCTCATGAGTAAACTGACGGACACTGCGGAAAGCCAGAAAAGGACGGAAGCGAAGGGTTGTAGCCGAATGGCCGTCTACCAGGGTATAGCGAATCAGAATGCGATTCTCATAATGCTGGAATACAACTTCCTTTTTCAGGATAACACCACCTACGCGATAAAGGGTAGTTGGCACTTTATCACAATCAAACTCACGAATGTACTTGTGGCCCATCGGACTGTAGTTGTTGCCCTGGTACTTGTGCAAGCCGAGGTTAAACTCTGCTCCATGCTGAATCACCGTAACATCCAGCGAACTCAAGAGCACATGATTCTCATCGTCCAGTTCTGGAACCGGCACGACAAGTAATCCGTGATACTTGCGGGTATTACAGTCTACAATCGTTGAGCACGAATATGCACCCGAGCGATTTGTTCTCAACAACTCCTTAGGCAACGACTCTTGAAGATTCGTCATAAGGGCCTTTTCGAATTTTAGATAACTCATAGATCTATATTAAGGTTCTATATTTTTGTTGACTAAATTAATTGCTTTCAAAGGTAACACTTTTTTGTGGTATAACAAAGCTTTTTGTATGCCATTTTTAGAAAAAATTGTCTTTTTATGTTTTAAAACATATTTTTAGACAAAAATGCTTGATTATTTCGAGAAAAAGCATTACTTTTGCACTCAGTTTTCAGTTTAAAAGATTTGTACACATGGCAGCTAGAGGAAAATACGATAAAGAAAATATAGCAACGCTGATTGCTAAGCTATGGGGAGGCATCACTGATGACCAGTTCGATTTACTGAAAGAACATCTGGAAATCAAGAAGTATAAGAAGAACGAAATCATCTACAAGAACGAGGGTACTCCCGAATATGCACTATGTCTCATAGCGGGAAAAGTGAAGATATACAAAGAAGGTATCGGTGGCAAAAGCCAGATTATCCGTGTTATCAAACCGATTGAATTTTTTGGTTTCAGAGCCTATTTTGCAGATGAGATATACAAGACGGCAGCCATGTCGCTGGAAAACTGCGTCGTTGCCCAGTTCCCGCTGGCAGTTCTCATGAAACTGATCTCCAAGAGTTTCAACATCGGCTTCTTCTTTATCAAATATCTCAGTGTGGAAATAGGTAAATCGGACGACCGTACCGTGAACCTCACCCAGAAACATATCCGTGCCCGACTTGCCGAGGGACTGATATTTCTGAAAGACTCTTATGGGTTAGAAAAAGACGGAAAAACTCTTGACATCCGATTGAGTCGTGAAGATCTGGCAAATCTCTGTAATATGACAACGAGCAATGCCATCCGTACGCTCTCAGCCTTTACGGCAGAAGGACTCATCAATACTGAAGGAAGGAAAATCAAAATCTTACAGGAAGAAGAAATCATAAAAATAGCAGAACTCGGATAAAGTTCTGCTATTTTTTATTTATATGTTTTACATTATTCGTTTTTCTTGATATATTTCACTTATTACGGGCATACCGGTTATACGGGTATCAGGAAGTTGATAACCTCCTGAATTACAGTAATCTGGAATGGGCCTACCGGTGTATTCATCAATCTGCCATCAATACCTATCAGGGCATGCTGGGCATCAAGCACCTCTACCTCTCGGGTACGGTAAGGATGCACACTCTTATGGTTGAGGAACTTACCTTTCACAAAAAGATAGATTCCCTCGAAGAGCTGGGTTGTCTTAGGATGAGATACCACCGACACATCAAGCAGTCCGTTATATGGCACAGCATTCGGAGTCTGTCCATATCCTGTTCCATTGCCTATACACATCGTCATCACTCTACGCTTGATAACATCCGAATTGATTTTCACATGCATCTTATAGTCCAGACGCTGGAATATCATCAGGATGAAGGAACAGAGAAACGACAGGGTACGTGAACCGAAGATATGATGGGTTTTTCGTCTCAGGTTCATGATGGCGGCGATGAGTCCGATATTGATACAGTTGAGGAAATAGCGACGGCATTTCTCCCCCTTCTTGTTCACATAGCGGATACAACCGAGGTCAATCTTTCTGATACGACGTTTTTTCAGCGACGCCACCGTCTTCTCGATATCGCTGTCGCTGAATCCCCAGAAGTGGGCAAAGTCGTTCATCAGTCCGTTAGGAATAACCCCCAGTGCCACCTCTTCTCTTTCTTTCGGATCTATCTGCATCAGACAGTTTACTGCATCATTGAGCGCAGAATCTCCACCAACGATGACAATGGTCTTATAACCATTGTTGATAAACATTCTGATGAGCCGTTCTACGCTCTTCTGATTCTCGCTCTGCACAAAGTCGTAATCCACGCCCTGCTGCTTGAGCACCTTCTCTATTTTTTCCCAGCGCTTGTTACTTCGCCAGCCTCCTCTAGGGCAATAAAGCAGCCCCCATTTATTCTCGTTTACCATTGTCTCTTCTTTGTAATTTGTCTCTTCTTTGTAATTAGAAAAATATTACTTCCGCCTAGCCATGCCCATTAAGCCTAGCCACCGTTGCATCCGATTCCATCGGATGCCAGCCCTAGCCAGATTCCAGCCCGCAGCCTAACTCCTCATCAGCCCCAAAACAGCCTCCACCTTTTTCTCCATCGGTTGCAATGCATCTACCCAATGGATGGTAAAGCCTCTGCGCTCCATACCTCTGAACCACGTCATCTGCCTTTTGGCAAACTGGTGGATTGCAATTTCCAGACCGCGATACATCTCATCGTAGGAAGTCTTACCAATCACATATTCAGTAATAAACTTATATTCCAAACCATAATAGATGAGATTTTCGGCAGGGATGCCACGGTCTAGCAGCCCCTTGATTTCATCTACCATTCCCTCATCCAATCGCTGTTTCAGTCTGCGGGAAATCTTCTCCCTTCTCGCATCGCGGTCGATACTGACACCGATAATCAGCGAATCAACCGGTGGGAGTTCACGTTCCGGCATCGGATGCTCCAGATTATAGCTTTCAATCTCTATCGCCCGGATAGCTCGCTGTGCTGTATCCACGTCTGTGCGATTGTGCATATTAGAACCCGTTTTCGCCTTCAGCTCTTTCAGTATCAGCGTAAGTTCCTCTAAACTCTTATGAGCCAATGACTCACGGAGTTCCGGGTTCTGCGGAACAGGTGAGAGATGATAACCTTTCAGCACCGACTCAATATAGAGTCCTGTACCTCCACATAATATCGGAAAAGCCCCTCTCTTCTGAATATCCTGATAGGCATCATAAAAATCTTGCTGATATTCAAAGAGATTATATTTCGTACCAGGCTCACAGATGTCAATGAGGTGATAAGGTATCTGCTTGCCATGGATGGTATAGTCAGCCAGATCCTTACCCGTACCTATATCCATGCCGCGATATACCTGCCGGCTGTCAGCACTAATGATTTCAGCGCCCTTGGCAGGGGTACCCGACAAATGGGCACCCAGGCTATTGATCCTGGCTGCAAGAGCGGCAGCAAGACTCGTCTTACCACTCGCCGTAGGTCCCAATATGGTTATCATCGAATATTTCATGCCGCAAAGTTAAATGAAATTATTGAGAAAACAAAATAAAATGAAAAGAAATTCTCACTTATAAAAACAAAAAGCCGTCCAGCATTGAAAAAATGCTGGACGGCCATATACTTAATCGTTAAGAGGCAACGAATTAACCGTTGTGCTTCTTCATGATCTTGATCAACTCAACAACCTTGTGTGAGTAACCAATCTCGTTGTCATACCAAGAAACAACCTTAACGAAGTTGTCTGTCAAATAAACACCTGCGTTAGCGTCGAAGATAGATGTCAAAGCGCAACCCAAGAAGTCAGAAGAAACAACAGCATCCTCTGTGTAACCGAGTACACCCTTCAACTCACCCTCAGAAGCAGCCTTCATAGCAGCGCAGATAGCCTCCTTAGAAGCAGCCTTCTTCAAGTTAACTGTCAAGTCAACAACAGATACGTCCAAAGTAGGAACACGCATAGAGATACCTGTCAACTTACCGTTCAACTCAGGGATAACCTTACCTACAGCCTTAGCAGCACCTGTAGAAGAAGGGATGATGTTGCCAGCAGCTGCACGGCCACCACGCCAGTCCTTCATAGATGGACCGTCAACAGTCTTCTGTGTAGCAGTTGTAGAGTGAACAGTTGTCATCAAACCTGTCTCGATACCGAAGTTATCGTTCAATACCTTAGCGATAGGAGCCAAGCAGTTTGTTGTACAAGAAGCGTTAGAAACGATCTTCTGACCATTGTACTTGTCAGTGTTAACACCGCAAACGAACATATCAGCCTGGTTACCGTTAGCGTCAGCCTTAGAAGGAGCAGAAAGTACTACGTACTTAGCACCAGCCTTCAAGTGCTTCTCAGCCTTGTCGTAAGCGAGGAAGAGACCTGTAGACTCAACTACGTACTCAGCACCAACCTCATCCCACTTCAAGTTCTCAGGATCACGCTCAGCAGTAACACGGATGTGGTTACCGTTAACGATCAACTCGCTCTTCTCAACGTCAGCCTCGATAGTACCGTCGAAATGACCGTGCATTGTATCATACTTCAACATGTAAGCCATGTAATCAACTGGGCACAAGTCATTGATAGCTACTACCTGTACTTCCTTTGCGTTCTCAGCCTCAACTGTAGAACGGAATACGAAACGACCGATACGGCCAAATCCGTTAATACCAATCTTAATCATTGTTCTTAATATTTAAATTAAAAGTTTAATAAAAATTACTTTTTTAACTGCTTTCGAGCGTTCATCCGATGCTGAAACATTCAAAATTTTACGCCTTAGAGCATTTTTTCTTCTTTTCGAGCGCAAAGTTACTAATTTTTTTCTAACTTTGCAACCAGAATGAGTATTAAATAAGTTAAAAAAGAATAGTAGAGCTTTAATATTGGCATTATTTTCACTCATTACATGCCATACTGACAACTCCATATTGCAAAAAGCAAAGGAAAAACTCAGCATTCTATACCTTATTATATATATAAAAAAAGAGAAAAAGAAAAACAATCAAACTATAGTTATAATTAAAAAGATAAAAGTATGAGTAAATTTTTGAATGAATTCAAGGAATTCGCCATGCGTGGCAATGTGCTCGACATGGCTGTCGGTGTTATCATCGGTGGTGCCTTTGGAAAAATCGTAAGCTCTGTTGTTGATGACGTCATCATGCCTCCTATAGGATGGCTGATTGGCGGCGTGAATT from Segatella copri includes:
- a CDS encoding glycogen debranching enzyme N-terminal domain-containing protein encodes the protein MSYLKFEKALMTNLQESLPKELLRTNRSGAYSCSTIVDCNTRKYHGLLVVPVPELDDENHVLLSSLDVTVIQHGAEFNLGLHKYQGNNYSPMGHKYIREFDCDKVPTTLYRVGGVILKKEVVFQHYENRILIRYTLVDGHSATTLRFRPFLAFRSVRQFTHENATASRDYAEVDHGIKTCMYAGYPDLYMQFSKKNEFKFCPDWYRGVEYPKEQERGYASNEDLYVPGYFEMDIKKGETIVFAASTSEIKAVSLKKLFDKEVDERSPRDNFFHCLVNAAHQFHRREKNDDRYILAGYPWFKCRARDTFIALPGLTLSIEEDDYFELVMKTAMKGYYEFMEGKPVSVHIAEIEQPDVPLWAIWALQQYAKETSKEECFKKYGQFIKDVISFIQDNKHPNLKLEENGLLYTDGKDKAVTWMNSTANGRPVVPRTGYIVEFNALWYNALCFCASLAATVGEEDSQQKLLAQAEQTKQAFLDTFLNEYGYLYDYVDGNMMDWSVRPNMIFAVAFDYSPLSQDQKKQVLDICTRELLTPKGLRSLSPKSGGYNPVYVGPQTQRDYAYHQGTAWPWLGGFYMEASLKLYKRTRLSFIERQMVGYEDEMSSHCLGTISELFDGNPPFAGRGAISFAMNVAEILRALELLEKYQY
- a CDS encoding Crp/Fnr family transcriptional regulator, with the protein product MAARGKYDKENIATLIAKLWGGITDDQFDLLKEHLEIKKYKKNEIIYKNEGTPEYALCLIAGKVKIYKEGIGGKSQIIRVIKPIEFFGFRAYFADEIYKTAAMSLENCVVAQFPLAVLMKLISKSFNIGFFFIKYLSVEIGKSDDRTVNLTQKHIRARLAEGLIFLKDSYGLEKDGKTLDIRLSREDLANLCNMTTSNAIRTLSAFTAEGLINTEGRKIKILQEEEIIKIAELG
- a CDS encoding diacylglycerol kinase family protein is translated as MVNENKWGLLYCPRGGWRSNKRWEKIEKVLKQQGVDYDFVQSENQKSVERLIRMFINNGYKTIVIVGGDSALNDAVNCLMQIDPKEREEVALGVIPNGLMNDFAHFWGFSDSDIEKTVASLKKRRIRKIDLGCIRYVNKKGEKCRRYFLNCINIGLIAAIMNLRRKTHHIFGSRTLSFLCSFILMIFQRLDYKMHVKINSDVIKRRVMTMCIGNGTGYGQTPNAVPYNGLLDVSVVSHPKTTQLFEGIYLFVKGKFLNHKSVHPYRTREVEVLDAQHALIGIDGRLMNTPVGPFQITVIQEVINFLIPV
- the miaA gene encoding tRNA (adenosine(37)-N6)-dimethylallyltransferase MiaA; this encodes MKYSMITILGPTASGKTSLAAALAARINSLGAHLSGTPAKGAEIISADSRQVYRGMDIGTGKDLADYTIHGKQIPYHLIDICEPGTKYNLFEYQQDFYDAYQDIQKRGAFPILCGGTGLYIESVLKGYHLSPVPQNPELRESLAHKSLEELTLILKELKAKTGSNMHNRTDVDTAQRAIRAIEIESYNLEHPMPERELPPVDSLIIGVSIDRDARREKISRRLKQRLDEGMVDEIKGLLDRGIPAENLIYYGLEYKFITEYVIGKTSYDEMYRGLEIAIHQFAKRQMTWFRGMERRGFTIHWVDALQPMEKKVEAVLGLMRS
- the gap gene encoding type I glyceraldehyde-3-phosphate dehydrogenase, whose protein sequence is MIKIGINGFGRIGRFVFRSTVEAENAKEVQVVAINDLCPVDYMAYMLKYDTMHGHFDGTIEADVEKSELIVNGNHIRVTAERDPENLKWDEVGAEYVVESTGLFLAYDKAEKHLKAGAKYVVLSAPSKADANGNQADMFVCGVNTDKYNGQKIVSNASCTTNCLAPIAKVLNDNFGIETGLMTTVHSTTATQKTVDGPSMKDWRGGRAAAGNIIPSSTGAAKAVGKVIPELNGKLTGISMRVPTLDVSVVDLTVNLKKAASKEAICAAMKAASEGELKGVLGYTEDAVVSSDFLGCALTSIFDANAGVYLTDNFVKVVSWYDNEIGYSHKVVELIKIMKKHNG